A portion of the Shewanella sp. SNU WT4 genome contains these proteins:
- a CDS encoding S1-like domain-containing RNA-binding protein translates to MIQLGKTSTLEVVKQVPFGYYLNALELGQVLLPNKLAPKSCQIGDQVEVFLHLDSEDQILATTRMPKAQVGQFASLKVVSTSRFGAFLDWGLDKDLLLPFAEQEKPLEVGNYVLVYIHINHADDRIVASAKLNKFVDKAPAFYNEGEQVDLLIAGRTDLGYKAIINGAHWGVLYKDEVFQILKPGYKTKGYIKRMRSDDKIDLQLTRGTKDELDSQSLSIMIKLQQAGGFLPLTDKTDAEVIYQTLAMSKKAFKKCIGGLYKQQKIDIQTTGIRLIED, encoded by the coding sequence ATGATTCAACTCGGTAAGACCAGCACGCTGGAAGTCGTTAAACAAGTCCCATTTGGCTATTACCTCAATGCATTAGAATTAGGTCAGGTATTATTACCAAACAAATTGGCACCCAAAAGTTGTCAAATTGGTGATCAAGTTGAGGTATTCCTTCACTTAGATTCTGAAGACCAGATCTTAGCCACCACCCGCATGCCTAAGGCACAAGTTGGCCAGTTTGCTAGTCTCAAAGTCGTATCGACTAGTCGTTTTGGTGCTTTTTTGGATTGGGGATTAGATAAAGATTTATTGCTTCCCTTTGCCGAGCAAGAAAAGCCATTAGAAGTCGGTAACTACGTCTTAGTTTATATTCACATTAACCATGCTGACGACCGTATTGTGGCTTCTGCCAAACTCAATAAGTTTGTCGACAAAGCCCCTGCCTTTTATAACGAAGGCGAGCAAGTGGATTTATTAATTGCAGGCCGCACTGACCTAGGTTACAAAGCCATCATCAATGGCGCTCATTGGGGCGTATTGTACAAAGATGAAGTGTTCCAAATCCTAAAGCCTGGTTATAAGACCAAAGGCTACATCAAGCGCATGCGCTCTGATGACAAAATTGATTTGCAACTGACTCGTGGCACTAAAGATGAATTAGATAGCCAAAGCCTGTCAATCATGATCAAACTGCAGCAAGCCGGTGGTTTCTTACCTTTGACTGACAAGACAGATGCTGAAGTGATTTATCAGACGTTAGCCATGAGTAAAAAAGCCTTCAAAAAATGTATTGGCGGCCTGTACAAGCAACAAAAAATTGATATCCAAACCACGGGTATTCGCTTAATCGAAGACTAA